One part of the Arabidopsis thaliana chromosome 1 sequence genome encodes these proteins:
- the CAM4 gene encoding calmodulin 4 (calmodulin 4 (CAM4); CONTAINS InterPro DOMAIN/s: EF-Hand 1, calcium-binding site (InterPro:IPR018247), EF-HAND 2 (InterPro:IPR018249), Calcium-binding EF-hand (InterPro:IPR002048), EF-hand-like domain (InterPro:IPR011992), EF-hand (InterPro:IPR018248); BEST Arabidopsis thaliana protein match is: calmodulin 1 (TAIR:AT5G37780.1).) — protein MADQLTDEQISEFKEAFSLFDKDGDDSISDSGDSCGCITTKELGTVMRSLGQNPTEAELQDMINEVDADGNGTIDFPEFLNLMAKKMKDTDSEEELKEAFRVFDKDQNGFISAAELRHVMTNLGEKLTDEEVEEMIREADVDGDGQINYEEFVKIMMAK, from the exons atggCGGATCAGCTAACTGATGAACAGATCTCTGAGTTTAAGGAAGCTTTTAGCCTCTTCGACAAAGATGGAGATG ATTCGATCTCTGATTCAGGTGATTCGTGTG GTTGCATCACCACAAAGGAGCTGGGAACAGTGATGCGGTCACTAGGGCAGAACCCAACAGAAGCTGAGCTACAAGACATGATCAACGAGGTTGACGCTGATGGAAACGGAACCATTGACTTCCCTGAGTTCTTAAACCTAATGGCTAAAAAGATGAAGGACACAGACTCGGAGGAAGAGCTGAAAGAAGCTTTCAGGGTGTTCGACAAAGACCAGAACGGTTTCATATCCGCTGCAGAGCTTCGCCATGTGATGACGAATCTAGGTGAGAAACTGACTGATGAAGAGGTCGAGGAGATGATTCGTGAAGCAGATGTTGATGGAGATGGTCAGATAAACTACGAGGAGTTTGTCAAGATTATGATGGctaagtga
- the CAM4 gene encoding calmodulin 4 (calmodulin 4 (CAM4); FUNCTIONS IN: calcium ion binding, signal transducer activity; INVOLVED IN: calcium-mediated signaling; LOCATED IN: plasma membrane; EXPRESSED IN: 23 plant structures; EXPRESSED DURING: 13 growth stages; CONTAINS InterPro DOMAIN/s: EF-Hand 1, calcium-binding site (InterPro:IPR018247), EF-HAND 2 (InterPro:IPR018249), Calcium-binding EF-hand (InterPro:IPR002048), EF-hand-like domain (InterPro:IPR011992), EF-hand (InterPro:IPR018248); BEST Arabidopsis thaliana protein match is: calmodulin 1 (TAIR:AT5G37780.1); Has 33649 Blast hits to 23222 proteins in 1766 species: Archae - 3; Bacteria - 253; Metazoa - 14425; Fungi - 6839; Plants - 7076; Viruses - 0; Other Eukaryotes - 5053 (source: NCBI BLink).), which yields MADQLTDEQISEFKEAFSLFDKDGDGCITTKELGTVMRSLGQNPTEAELQDMINEVDADGNGTIDFPEFLNLMAKKMKDTDSEEELKEAFRVFDKDQNGFISAAELRHVMTNLGEKLTDEEVEEMIREADVDGDGQINYEEFVKIMMAK from the exons atggCGGATCAGCTAACTGATGAACAGATCTCTGAGTTTAAGGAAGCTTTTAGCCTCTTCGACAAAGATGGAGATG GTTGCATCACCACAAAGGAGCTGGGAACAGTGATGCGGTCACTAGGGCAGAACCCAACAGAAGCTGAGCTACAAGACATGATCAACGAGGTTGACGCTGATGGAAACGGAACCATTGACTTCCCTGAGTTCTTAAACCTAATGGCTAAAAAGATGAAGGACACAGACTCGGAGGAAGAGCTGAAAGAAGCTTTCAGGGTGTTCGACAAAGACCAGAACGGTTTCATATCCGCTGCAGAGCTTCGCCATGTGATGACGAATCTAGGTGAGAAACTGACTGATGAAGAGGTCGAGGAGATGATTCGTGAAGCAGATGTTGATGGAGATGGTCAGATAAACTACGAGGAGTTTGTCAAGATTATGATGGctaagtga
- a CDS encoding pfkB-like carbohydrate kinase family protein (pfkB-like carbohydrate kinase family protein; FUNCTIONS IN: kinase activity, ribokinase activity; INVOLVED IN: D-ribose metabolic process, acetate fermentation, sucrose biosynthetic process, sucrose catabolic process, using beta-fructofuranosidase; LOCATED IN: chloroplast, chloroplast stroma; EXPRESSED IN: 22 plant structures; EXPRESSED DURING: 14 growth stages; CONTAINS InterPro DOMAIN/s: Carbohydrate/purine kinase (InterPro:IPR011611), Ribokinase (InterPro:IPR002139), Carbohydrate/puine kinase, PfkB, conserved site (InterPro:IPR002173); BEST Arabidopsis thaliana protein match is: pfkB-like carbohydrate kinase family protein (TAIR:AT5G51830.1); Has 20370 Blast hits to 20366 proteins in 2496 species: Archae - 409; Bacteria - 15079; Metazoa - 242; Fungi - 159; Plants - 598; Viruses - 0; Other Eukaryotes - 3883 (source: NCBI BLink).), with protein MALQATTTTFCFSGPTFRSTPHSLTSKRPISIKATTSSPSRLSNSRSNLKGRALSSDGSTQESPYVVCFGEMLIDFVPTTSGLSLADAPAFKKAPGGAPANVAVGIARLGGSSAFIGKVGEDEFGYMLANILKDNNVNNDGMRFDPGARTALAFVTLTNEGEREFMFYRNPSADMLLEESELDFDLIKKAKIFHYGSISLITEPCKSAHISAAKAAKEAGVILSYDPNLRLPLWPSADNAREEILSIWETADIIKISEEEIVFLTKGEDPYDDNVVRKLFHPKLKLLLVTEGPEGCRYYTKDFSGRVHGLKVDVVDTTGAGDAFVAGILSQLANDLSLLQDEERLREALMFANACGALTVKVRGAIPALPTKEAVHEALLKAVV; from the exons ATGGCTCTCCAAGCCACTACTACTACGTTCTGCTTCTCCGGTCCAACTTTCCGATCAACTCCTCACTCACTCACTTCAAAACGTCCTATCTCCATCAAAGCTActacttcttctccttcaagaCTCTCCAATTCACGATCTAATCTCAAAG GAAGAGCATTGTCTAGTGATGGTTCAACACAAGAATCTCCTTATGTAGTCTGTTTTGGAGAAATGCTAATCGATTTTGTACCGACGACAAGCGGACTTTCATTAGCCGATGCACCGGCTTTTAAAAAAGCTCCAGGTGGTGCACCTGCTAATGTAGCTGTTGGTATTGCTCGTCTTGGTGGTTCTTCAGCTTTCATTGGAAAG GTTGGTGAAGATGAGTTTGGTTATATGCTTGCgaatattttgaaagataaTAATGTGAACAATGATGGTATGAGGTTTGATCCAGGAGCAAGAACTGCTTTAGCTTTTGTGACTTTGACTAATGAAGGTGAAAGAGAGTTTATGTTTTACCGAAACCCGAGTGCTGATATGTTGTTAGAGGAGTCTGagcttgattttgatttgatcaaaAAG GCAAAGATATTTCATTACGGTTCGATAAGTCTTATCACCGAACCGTGCAAGTCTGCGCATATTTCTGCAGCTAAGGCGGCTAAGGAGGCTGGTGTTATACTCTCTTATGACCCTAACCTTAGGCTTCCGTTGTGGCCTTCTGCAGACAATGCTAGGGAAGAGATTCTGAGCATTTGGGAGACTGCTGATATTATAaag ATAAGTGAAGAGGAGATTGTCTTTCTAACGAAAGGAGAAGATCCGTATGATGATAATGTTGTACGCAAGTTGTTTCATCCTAAGCTGAAACTTCTCCTTGTCACTGAAGGTCCTGAAGGCTGTCGGTACTACACCAAG GATTTTAGTGGGAGAGTGCATGGATTGAAGGTGGATGTAGTGGACACAACAGGTGCTGGTGATGCATTTGTTGCGGGGATACTATCGCAACTAGCCAATGATCTCTCCTTGCTTCAG GACGAAGAGCGACTGAGAGAGGCTCTTATGTTTGCGAATGCATGCGGGGCATTAACCGTTAAAGTGAGAGGCGCAATCCCGGCCCTTCCAACCAAAGAAGCTGTACATGAGGCTCTACTCAAAGCCGTCGTTTAA
- the CML23 gene encoding calmodulin like 23 (calmodulin like 23 (CML23); FUNCTIONS IN: calcium ion binding; INVOLVED IN: regulation of flower development, regulation of nitric oxide metabolic process; LOCATED IN: cellular_component unknown; EXPRESSED IN: 28 plant structures; EXPRESSED DURING: 9 growth stages; CONTAINS InterPro DOMAIN/s: EF-Hand 1, calcium-binding site (InterPro:IPR018247), EF-HAND 2 (InterPro:IPR018249), EF-hand-like domain (InterPro:IPR011992), Calcium-binding EF-hand (InterPro:IPR002048), EF-hand (InterPro:IPR018248); BEST Arabidopsis thaliana protein match is: EF hand calcium-binding protein family (TAIR:AT5G37770.1); Has 30871 Blast hits to 18969 proteins in 1622 species: Archae - 1; Bacteria - 165; Metazoa - 12615; Fungi - 7465; Plants - 6190; Viruses - 4; Other Eukaryotes - 4431 (source: NCBI BLink).), translating to MSKNVSRNCLGSMEDIKKVFQRFDKNNDGKISIDELKDVIGALSPNASQEETKAMMKEFDLDGNGFIDLDEFVALFQISDQSSNNSAIRDLKEAFDLYDLDRNGRISANELHSVMKNLGEKCSIQDCQRMINKVDSDGDGCVDFEEFKKMMMINGSA from the coding sequence ATGTCGAAGAACGTTTCGAGAAACTGCTTAGGATCAATGGAAGACATCAAGAAAGTATTCCAACGATTCGACAAAAACAACGATGGGAAAATCTCTATCGATGAGCTTAAAGACGTGATAGGAGCTCTCTCTCCAAACGCTtcacaagaagaaaccaaagcaatgATGAAAGAGTTTGATCTTGACGGTAATGGTTTCATTGATTTGGATGAGTTTGTTGCTTTGTTTCAAATCAGTGATCAAAGTAGCAACAATAGTGCGATTAGAGATTTGAAAGAAGCTTTTGATTTGTATGATTTGGATCGTAATGGAAGGATCTCGGCTAATGAGTTACACTCGGTTATGAAGAATCTTGGTGAGAAGTGTTCGATTCAAGATTGTCAAAGGATGATTAATAAAGTTGATTCTGATGGTGATGGTTGTGTTGATTTTGAAGAGtttaagaagatgatgatgattaatgGTAGTGCTTGA
- a CDS encoding Cysteine/Histidine-rich C1 domain family protein — translation MDSEVIKLISQIVKSKDTSSNPDSRMRSLISLFSQLISLINSMDLDSQPEPEPESGIIFFIYQLISFGRSLSGSKPERQIILLVTEMISLISSTDPKQEPEPEVMSLTSKTLSSLYSLDPYSELQLLIAKTFSFVELMDSDSDPEADAERESERLISLCPQFEVELVQGKFRVAGKFEWRRREKGKCNPGNRKVLRLRKGAEITHFFCRNCIGEEHDVCDKAPLEVKHPLHPRHSLQLVLWWVSNFQKRKCYCCDEELLWIFYFCSACDCGMNIACVEKKPLLSIDHPEWHEHILSLFPRQAPLPCSVCALPHSRSTFYICSPCQFIVHQSCINLPSVIRISRHLHRISFIRSFDQGDWSCGVCRRKIYNDYGGYSCINDDCSYAAHSTCATQSNVWDGNELKGKPEEIDGEGVEPYVSKGNGIIQHFSHQQHYLSLDENTGRDNNENKLCQACITPIYSGKFYSCMKCNFILHEECANFSRKIHHPIHPHMLTLMTPTTDRINIENSCSACPWLCTTGFFYECDREGCRFILHVQCSKISEPLVHESHMHPLFLTSRPGERKHCDVCKKPRDTSTSETFNCNECVFSLCFKCAAIPYKVRYKHDKHMLTLSYGNETSMLTHWCEVCEGKINPKYRFYRCDEYCCVTLHMECLLGLDLYMTPGLSLFHSGATDIDVLPNNRMSRPICKTCNKRCPFKVVFQCSGFKFCSRFCLLRGIWTGLTKIA, via the coding sequence ATGGATTCGGAGGTCATAAAACTTATTTCTCAAATTGTTAAATCTAAGGATACAAGTTCGAATCCAGATTCGAGGATGAGATCACTTATATCACTTTTTAGTCAACTAATCTCTTTGATCAACTCTATGGATCTTGATTCGCAGCCGGAGCCGGAGCCGGAGTCGGGGATCATATTCTTCATATACCAACTGATCTCTTTCGGGAGATCTCTATCAGGTTCGAAGCCTGAGAGGCAGATCATATTACTCGTGACTGAAATGATCTCTCTCATCAGCTCTACTGATCCGAAGCAGGAACCGGAACCTGAGGTCATGTCACTGACCAGTAAAACATTATCAAGTTTATACTCACTGGATCCTTATTCGGAGCTCCAACTACTCATTGCTAAAACATTCTCTTTCGTCGAACTAATGGATTCTGATTCGGATCCTGAGGCTGACGCGGAACGTGAGTCGGAGCGGCTAATTTCCTTATGCCCTCAGTTTGAAGTAGAACTTGTGCAAGGAAAATTTCGTGTGGCGGGAAAATTCGagtggaggaggagagaaaAGGGGAAGTGTAACCCCGGAAACCGGAAGGTATTAAGGTTAAGAAAAGGAGCAGAGATTACTCATTTCTTTTGCCGGAATTGCATTGGAGAGGAACATGACGTATGTGACAAGGCACCACTTGAGGTCAAACATCCTCTTCATCCAAGACACTCTCTTCAACTTGTTTTGTGGTGGGTGTCCAActtccaaaaaagaaaatgctaTTGTTGTGATGAAGAACTCTTAtggatattttatttttgctcgGCTTGCGATTGTGGTATGAATATAGCTTGCGTGGAGAAAAAACCACTCTTATCGATAGACCATCCGGAGTGGCATGAACATAtactttctctgtttccaAGACAAGCTCCCTTACCTTGCAGTGTGTGTGCCTTGCCTCATTCAAGGTctactttttatatatgttccCCGTGTCAATTTATAGTTCATCAAAGTTGTATCAACTTACCAAGCGTCATAAGGATATCTCGTCATCTCCACCGTATCTCTTTTATCCGTTCTTTCGACCAAGGAGATTGGTCTTGTGGTGTTTGTCGCCGAAAAATCTACAATGATTACGGGGGTTATTCTTGCATCAATGACGATTGTTCGTATGCAGCTCATTCAACTTGTGCCACACAGAGCAATGTCTGGGATGGTAATGAACTTAAGGGAAAGCCAGAAGAAATTGATGGAGAAGGAGTTGAGCCATATGTGAGTAAAGGGAATGGAATTATACAACATTTCAGCCATCAACAACATTATTTGAGTCTTGATGAAAACACTGGTAGAGATAACAACGAGAATAAGTTGTGTCAAGCATGCATCACGCCAATATACTCCGGTAAATTCTACTCTTGTATGAAATGCAATTTTATTCTCCACGAAGAATGTGCAAATTTTTCTCGCAAAATACATCACCCGATACATCCACATATGCTCACTCTAATGACTCCCACTACCGATAGAATCAACATTGAGAATTCATGTTCTGCTTGTCCCTGGTTGTGCACAACTGGTTTCTTCTATGAGTGCGATAGAGAAGGATGTCGTTTCATTCTACACGTGCAGTGTAGCAAAATTTCTGAACCATTAGTTCATGAGAGTCATATGCATCCTTTATTTCTAACATCCAGACCAGGAGAGCGGAAACATTGTGACGTTTGCAAAAAGCCAAGAGATACTTCTACAAGTGAAACATTCAACTGCAATGAGTGCgtcttttctttgtgtttcaaGTGTGCTGCTATACCTTATAAGGTGAGGTATAAGCATGATAAGCATATGCTCACTCTTTCTTATGGGAATGAGACAAGTATGTTGACGCATTGGTGTGAAGTTTGCGAGGGAAAAATAAATCCCAAATACCGGTTTTATAGGTGTGATGAGTATTGTTGTGTCACCCTACACATGGAATGTCTGCTTGGGTTGGACTTATACATGACGCCAGGTTTATCGTTGTTCCACTCCGGTGCTACAGACATAGATGTTTTGCCCAACAATCGTATGTCTCGACCTATTTGCAAGACCTGTAACAAGCGTTGTCCATTCAAAGTAGTCTTCCAGTGTTCtggatttaaattttgttccaGGTTTTGTTTACTTCGTGGCATTTGGACAGGTTTGACCAAAATAGCTTAA
- the CAM4 gene encoding calmodulin 4, producing MRSLGQNPTEAELQDMINEVDADGNGTIDFPEFLNLMAKKMKDTDSEEELKEAFRVFDKDQNGFISAAELRHVMTNLGEKLTDEEVEEMIREADVDGDGQINYEEFVKIMMAK from the coding sequence ATGCGGTCACTAGGGCAGAACCCAACAGAAGCTGAGCTACAAGACATGATCAACGAGGTTGACGCTGATGGAAACGGAACCATTGACTTCCCTGAGTTCTTAAACCTAATGGCTAAAAAGATGAAGGACACAGACTCGGAGGAAGAGCTGAAAGAAGCTTTCAGGGTGTTCGACAAAGACCAGAACGGTTTCATATCCGCTGCAGAGCTTCGCCATGTGATGACGAATCTAGGTGAGAAACTGACTGATGAAGAGGTCGAGGAGATGATTCGTGAAGCAGATGTTGATGGAGATGGTCAGATAAACTACGAGGAGTTTGTCAAGATTATGATGGctaagtga
- a CDS encoding DNA-binding storekeeper protein-related transcriptional regulator (DNA-binding storekeeper protein-related transcriptional regulator; CONTAINS InterPro DOMAIN/s: Protein of unknown function DUF573 (InterPro:IPR007592); BEST Arabidopsis thaliana protein match is: DNA-binding storekeeper protein-related transcriptional regulator (TAIR:AT2G01370.1); Has 252 Blast hits to 250 proteins in 14 species: Archae - 0; Bacteria - 0; Metazoa - 0; Fungi - 0; Plants - 244; Viruses - 0; Other Eukaryotes - 8 (source: NCBI BLink).), whose protein sequence is MSKKHLKPLETCFEDEEDDVIYLPPGLVTGATSKKNEEFCGGSGKVQPSEMKRRSEGTSTDMTSKRAKKVSAEDEKKVGEWTKNPYFQRLWSEEDEIVMLQGIIKFEDVTGKSPFEDRHGFIEFVKNSISFEASVQQYIGKISQLKRKYTRKRKNGFSEGHEQKCFKLAMSIWGTKETSKKTDLCSSPKGKKVKEEDGDVTNSDWFENSFLLPSIESLGVDSVKRKWNVVPMEFKKKIEERLELLEADESECKKMEEMLKVKNSECVKQKTNLLNEVIDVMT, encoded by the coding sequence ATGTCAAAGAAGCATCTCAAGCCGTTGGAGACatgttttgaagatgaagaagatgatgttaTTTATCTTCCTCCAGGTCTTGTGACCGGTGCAACTTCCAAGAAGAATGAGGAGTTTTGTGGCGGCTCCGGCAAGGTACAACCGTCTGAGATGAAGCGTCGGAGTGAAGGGACCTCAACGGACATGACTTCGAAGAGAGCCAAGAAGGTTTCAgcagaagatgagaagaaagtTGGAGAATGGACAAAAAACCCATATTTTCAAAGACTGTGGAGTGAGGAAGATGAGATTGTTATGCTACAAGgaattattaaatttgaagaTGTTACAGGGAAAAGTCCGTTTGAGGATAGACACGGGTTTATAGAATTCGTCAAGAACTCCATTAGCTTCGAGGCTAGTGTGCAACAATACATTGGCAAGATTAGCCAATTGAAGAGGAAATATACGAGGAAAAGGAAGAACGGTTTTTCTGAAGGTCATGAACAGAAATGTTTCAAACTGGCCATGTCTATTTGGGGAACTAAAGAAACGTCTAAGAAGACGGACTTGTGCTCTTCACCTAAAGgtaaaaaagttaaagaagaagatggagatgtGACAAACTCTGATTGGTTTGAGAATTCGTTTCTACTTCCATCAATTGAGAGTCTTGGTGTGGATTCGGTTAAACGTAAATGGAATGTTGTGCCTATGgagtttaagaagaaaattgaagaGAGGTTGGAGTTGTTGGAGGCTGATGAAAGTGAATgcaagaaaatggaagagatGTTGAAGGTTAAAAATAGCGAATGCGTGAAACAAAAGACTAACCTTTTGAATGAGGTGATCGATGTGATGACTTGA
- a CDS encoding Cysteine/Histidine-rich C1 domain family protein (Cysteine/Histidine-rich C1 domain family protein; CONTAINS InterPro DOMAIN/s: DC1 (InterPro:IPR004146), C1-like (InterPro:IPR011424); BEST Arabidopsis thaliana protein match is: Cysteine/Histidine-rich C1 domain family protein (TAIR:AT1G66450.1); Has 1545 Blast hits to 644 proteins in 20 species: Archae - 0; Bacteria - 0; Metazoa - 1; Fungi - 2; Plants - 1541; Viruses - 0; Other Eukaryotes - 1 (source: NCBI BLink).), with protein MDSESELISIISQILALTRSHVEEEEEAEAESKFLLFITRIISIVSSLNLNVQPEPGVISLISQMISLSSSISDSKPELELISLVNHMISLVNSIDSEPEPDPDLMSLITQIFSHLDFMDSDLELKSLFTQIVSLVSSMESDSEPEPERETKQPICLAPQFKLELSNGKNLVTGFVKRDGRKYDPEYCNPEYWRVLRLTTGEISHFLCPSCEGDNHEEYEKAPLEVKHPLHPKHSLQLILENSWGCRKKKCYCCDEILLWIFYYCWVCDCGMNIACVEKLPLLSIHHPKWHEHTLSLFPILISLTCNVCALDHFNCPFYICSPCDFVVHQSCITLPRVIRISRHLHRISFTPSFEQGDWSCGVCRKKIDNDCGGYSCGNSGCTYVAHSKCATQSNVWDGEDLEGKPEAIDEIGVNPFVRISLGIIQHFSHQQHYLRLDDNTGRDYDESKLCQACITPIYFGKFYSCMECNFILHEECANFSRKIQHPIHPHLLTLVTSATDKANTHDLCSACPWLFTTGFFYECHREGCRFNLHVRCGTISEPLVHGSHRHPLFLTSKPGDWRTCSVCKESSRYVTHETFNCVQCVFALCFKCAAIPQKVRYKHDNHVLILSYGKEIETSTMAYWCEACERKINPKGQFYNCDEYGCVTLHIECLIGKDLYMKPGSSWLFKGRKVRVLRNNHRMTRPICRECKDRCPHKIVFRRSTLNFCSTGCMRSKVFSLELYR; from the coding sequence atggattcgGAGTCGGAGCTCATATCGATCATTTCTCAAATCTTAGCTCTCACTAGATCTCACgttgaggaggaggaggaggctgAGGCAGAGTCAAAGTTCTTATTATTCATTACTCGAATAATTTCTATAGTTAGCTCTCTTAACTTGAATGTGCAGCCAGAGCCCGGGGTCATATCGCTCATTTCTCAAATGATCTCGCTAAGCAGCTCTATATCAGACTCCAAGCCGGAGTTGGAGCTCATATCACTTGTGAATCATATGATCTCTCTCGTCAACTCTATAGATTCGGAACCGGAGCCGGATCCAGACCTCATGTCACTCATTACTCAAATATTCTCTCATCTCGACTTTATGGATTCAGATTTGGAGCTCAAGTCACTCTTTACTCAAATAGTCTCTCTCGTTAGTTCTATGGAGTCTGATTCAGAGCCGGAGCCGGAACGGGAGACGAAGCAGCCAATATGCTTGGCCCCTCAATTTAAACTAGAATTATCAAACGGGAAAAATCTTGTGACGGGATTTGTCAAGCGTGATGGTAGAAAATATGACCCCGAGTACTGTAACCCCGAGTACTGGAGGGTACTAAGGTTAACAACAGGCgaaatttctcattttctctgcCCAAGTTGCGAAGGTGATAATCATGAAGAATATGAGAAGGCTCCACTTGAGGTCAAACACCCTCTTCATCCAAAACATTCTCTTCAGCTTATCTTGGAAAACTCGTGGGGATGTCGAAAAAAGAAATGCTATTGTTGTGATGAAATACTCCTATGGATATTTTATTACTGTTGGGTTTGCGATTGTGGTATGAACATAGCTTGTGTGGAGAAACTACCGCTCTTATCAATACACCATCCGAAGTGGCATGAACATAcactttctctgtttccaATACTCATATCCTTAACTTGCAACGTATGTGCCTTGGACCATTTCAACTGTCCTTTCTATATATGTTCCCCATGTGACTTTGTGGTTCATCAAAGTTGTATCACCTTACCACGTGTTATAAGGATATCTCGCCATCTCCACCGTATTTCCTTTACCCCTTCATTTGAACAAGGAGATTGGTCTTGTGGTGTATGTCGCAAAAAAATCGACAATGATTGTGGGGGTTATTCTTGCGGAAACAGCGGTTGTACGTATGTGGCTCATTCCAAATGTGCCACACAGAGTAATGTTTGGGATGGTGAAGATCTTGAGGGAAAACCAGAAGCTATTGATGAAATAGGAGTTAATCCATTTGTGAGGATAAGTCTTGGAATCATACAACATTTCAGCCATCAACAACATTATCTGAGACTTGATGATAACACGGGCAGAGACTACGACGAGAGTAAGCTGTGTCAAGCATGCATCACGCCAATCTATTTTGGTAAATTCTACTCTTGTATGGAATGCAATTTCATTCTCCACGAAGAATGTGCAAATTTTTCTCGCAAAATACAACACCCGATACATCCACATCTGCTCACTTTAGTGACTTCCGCGACCGATAAAGCCAACACTCATGATTTATGTTCAGCTTGCCCATGGTTGTTCACCACCGGTTTCTTCTATGAGTGCCACAGAGAAGGATGTCGTTTTAATCTACATGTGCGGTGCGGGACAATTTCTGAACCATTAGTTCATGGAAGTCATAGGCATCCTTTATTCCTAACATCTAAACCAGGAGATTGGAGAACATGTAGTGTTTGCAAAGAGTCAAGCCGTTATGTCACACATGAAACATTTAATTGCGTTCAATGTGTCTTTGCTTTGTGTTTCAAGTGTGCTGCTATACCTCAGAAGGTGAGGTATAAGCATGATAATCATGTGCTCATTCTTTCTTATGGGAAGGAGATCGAGACAAGTACCATGGCGTATTGGTGTGAAGCTTgcgagagaaaaataaatccgAAAGGGCAGTTTTATAATTGTGATGAGTATGGTTGTGTCACCCTACACATTGAATGTTTGATTGGGAAGGACTTATATATGAAGCCCGGTTCATCTTGGTTATTCAAAGGTAGAAAGGTACGTGTTCTTCGCAACAACCATCGTATGACTAGACCTATTTGTAGGGAATGTAAAGATCGTTGTCCACACAAAATAGTGTTCCGACGTTCTACATTAAACTTTTGTTCCACCGGTTGTATGAGGTCGAAGGTTTTTAGTCTGGAGCTTTATCGTTAG